A window of Rhodospirillaceae bacterium contains these coding sequences:
- a CDS encoding glycosyltransferase, with translation MPENMANSLLLFFCILPLFIWIYLGFFRYFFWRPIVLPSNISTYPIKDLQVFAVIPARNEAEVIKKTLFSVLQQNSPALKKIIVINDNSDDQTVTMINQLIKESDPLKKILLLQGKPLIAGWTGKLWAVHQGIQKISDLSLANEQQDVYVWLTDADVIHHPQTLSHLLSIVQEKRVDLVSVMVKLSAKIFWEKLLIPAFIYFFQKLYPFAAVSSDKSKIAAAAGGCILIRQKTLEKIGGVASIRNQLIDDCSLAKKVKNSGGQLWLGLTNTSIAARPYENLNQLWRMVTRSAYRQLDNSFILLILTCVGMVATYLLPWIFIILSLVIFNWLYLFLSFLTIILMIRTYLPTLNLYQLPKIWSLFLPIAAFFYLMMTIHSAYLHKVGKGGNWKGRLQANG, from the coding sequence ATGCCAGAAAATATGGCAAATTCGCTACTGCTGTTTTTTTGTATATTACCCTTGTTTATTTGGATATATCTGGGGTTCTTTCGTTATTTTTTCTGGCGTCCCATAGTTCTTCCCTCAAATATTTCTACCTATCCGATTAAAGATTTACAGGTTTTTGCAGTTATCCCGGCGCGGAATGAAGCAGAAGTGATTAAAAAAACCCTATTTTCTGTTTTACAGCAGAACTCTCCCGCGCTAAAAAAAATTATTGTTATTAACGATAATAGCGACGATCAAACGGTAACGATGATTAATCAGCTTATCAAGGAATCCGATCCGCTAAAAAAAATATTGTTATTGCAAGGAAAACCCTTAATTGCAGGTTGGACAGGTAAATTATGGGCTGTTCACCAAGGGATTCAAAAGATTTCCGATCTATCGCTAGCCAATGAACAGCAAGATGTTTATGTTTGGTTGACTGATGCGGATGTTATTCACCATCCACAAACTTTGTCTCATTTGCTATCAATTGTGCAGGAGAAAAGGGTGGATCTTGTTTCGGTGATGGTCAAATTATCTGCCAAAATTTTTTGGGAAAAGCTTTTGATCCCAGCTTTTATTTATTTTTTCCAAAAACTGTACCCTTTTGCAGCTGTTTCATCAGATAAAAGCAAAATTGCTGCTGCGGCTGGTGGATGTATTTTAATACGCCAGAAAACTTTGGAAAAAATCGGGGGTGTTGCTTCGATAAGGAATCAGTTAATTGATGATTGCTCCTTGGCCAAGAAAGTCAAAAACTCCGGGGGACAACTCTGGTTGGGTTTGACGAACACCAGTATCGCGGCTAGGCCATACGAAAATTTAAACCAATTATGGCGCATGGTTACAAGATCTGCTTACAGACAATTAGATAACTCTTTTATTTTATTGATTTTAACTTGTGTAGGGATGGTGGCTACCTACTTACTGCCGTGGATTTTCATTATTTTATCCCTGGTTATATTTAACTGGCTGTACCTTTTTTTATCTTTTCTGACCATTATTTTAATGATAAGAACTTATCTGCCAACGCTCAATTTATATCAATTGCCTAAAATTTGGTCTTTATTCTTGCCCATAGCTGCTTTTTTTTATCTAATGATGACAATTCATTCCGCTTATCTTCATAAAGTCGGTAAAGGTGGAAATTGGAAGGGGCGCTTACAAGCAAATGGATAA
- a CDS encoding squalene/phytoene synthase family protein, with product MTRPEPQEICKNDRLEVAGIVRNSGSSFYWGMRFLHSQQRFAMYAIYAFCRILDDIADGDSDKIALGSSSENSSIDFQTLDFWKEEVQRIFSKKKCRTSIGRELAIAVQEYNLLKEDLCALISGMEMDLNGPIFAPTCAELDLYCARVAGVVGHLSTRIFGIPPKAGKVIAYHLGRALQLTNILRDVEPDSLSSRLYLPKELLLKHQVPIDGQDIDQILSHPHIKLVCQEIYQQAFAHFKYADSCMNNFTKEQKRPMRLMAIMYKKILQKMEKRGLENFHQKVRLTKFEKIRLMLQQVF from the coding sequence ATGACCCGTCCTGAACCGCAAGAGATATGCAAGAATGATCGATTAGAGGTTGCAGGGATCGTTCGCAATAGTGGCAGTTCCTTCTATTGGGGAATGCGATTCCTTCACTCCCAACAACGATTTGCTATGTACGCAATTTATGCTTTTTGTCGGATTTTGGATGATATTGCGGATGGAGATAGTGATAAAATTGCCTTGGGTTCCTCTTCTGAAAATTCTTCCATTGATTTTCAAACACTGGATTTCTGGAAAGAAGAAGTTCAAAGAATTTTTTCTAAAAAAAAATGTCGGACATCCATTGGTAGGGAGTTGGCTATTGCGGTTCAAGAATATAATCTATTAAAAGAAGATTTATGTGCACTAATTTCCGGAATGGAGATGGATTTAAACGGGCCTATTTTTGCTCCTACCTGTGCCGAATTAGACCTTTATTGTGCAAGGGTTGCAGGAGTGGTGGGGCATTTGTCAACCAGGATATTTGGTATTCCCCCTAAAGCTGGCAAGGTCATTGCCTACCATTTAGGGCGGGCTTTGCAATTAACCAATATTTTGCGGGATGTTGAGCCTGATTCTTTGTCTTCCCGGCTTTATTTACCGAAGGAATTATTATTGAAACATCAAGTTCCTATAGACGGGCAAGATATCGATCAAATTCTGAGTCATCCTCATATTAAGCTTGTCTGTCAAGAAATCTATCAACAAGCTTTTGCCCATTTTAAATATGCTGATTCCTGTATGAATAATTTTACCAAGGAACAAAAACGCCCCATGCGACTTATGGCAATCATGTACAAAAAAATCTTACAAAAAATGGAGAAGCGCGGCTTAGAAAATTTTCATCAGAAGGTGCGGTTAACAAAATTTGAAAAAATAAGGCTTATGTTACAGCAGGTATTTTAA
- a CDS encoding FAD-dependent oxidoreductase: MSAAVNLAKGAKDIILYEAAGQAGGRCRSFDDLILGQEIDNGNHLILGANHEIFNYLNILKVDIDRVFHRLPLEFNMIDLSKETMSAIKPTVGRIPWWIFSKSRRFSKSAALDYLEIIKIFIAKPSSTVSQSLGSNKILYEKLWQPLTLAIMNAKPEQASAKVFGKTLKKIFFEKGGIQPFISKIGLSKIFIEPALDYLEKFQVQTFFHCPLKAIDFTDKAPKLVFAGKTVAINSDDKVILAVPPYIINKLNLPIAHPQEYESIFNVHFSVLPDVWGKFLSQLPSIIGLTHGISDWIFLRPNLISITKSAANDMDEKIEVDHIWHEVKKSIKIYYGIEQLSYIKSRVIMEKRATFLQTSHNCRFNRPSCVTSIPNFYLAGDWTDTNLPATIEGAISSGKKVASFLL; encoded by the coding sequence TTGTCAGCCGCCGTAAATTTAGCTAAAGGTGCCAAGGATATTATCTTATACGAGGCTGCCGGACAAGCGGGTGGACGATGCCGTTCTTTTGATGATTTAATTCTTGGCCAAGAAATTGATAATGGCAACCACCTTATTCTGGGAGCTAATCATGAAATATTTAATTATTTAAATATCTTAAAAGTTGACATCGACCGTGTGTTTCATCGATTGCCCCTTGAATTCAATATGATTGATTTATCCAAGGAAACCATGTCTGCCATAAAACCAACTGTCGGCAGAATTCCCTGGTGGATTTTTTCAAAGTCCCGCCGTTTTTCAAAAAGCGCTGCGCTGGATTATTTAGAAATCATAAAAATATTTATTGCCAAACCTTCAAGCACGGTCAGCCAATCTTTAGGTTCTAACAAAATTTTGTATGAGAAATTATGGCAACCCCTAACATTAGCAATCATGAATGCAAAACCAGAGCAAGCATCAGCTAAAGTTTTTGGTAAAACATTAAAAAAAATATTTTTTGAAAAGGGAGGTATTCAACCCTTTATCAGCAAAATCGGTTTATCAAAAATTTTTATTGAGCCCGCTTTAGACTATTTAGAAAAATTTCAGGTACAGACGTTTTTTCACTGTCCTTTAAAAGCAATAGATTTTACGGATAAGGCTCCCAAGTTGGTTTTTGCTGGGAAAACTGTAGCAATTAACTCAGATGATAAGGTTATTCTAGCAGTCCCTCCCTATATCATTAACAAATTAAATCTTCCTATTGCTCATCCTCAAGAATATGAATCTATATTCAATGTTCATTTTTCTGTTTTACCAGATGTTTGGGGAAAATTTTTATCCCAACTACCCAGTATAATTGGATTAACCCATGGCATCAGTGATTGGATATTCCTTCGGCCAAATTTGATTTCAATTACCAAAAGTGCTGCTAACGATATGGATGAAAAGATAGAGGTAGATCACATTTGGCATGAGGTCAAAAAATCTATAAAAATTTATTATGGTATTGAGCAACTATCTTATATCAAGAGTAGGGTTATTATGGAGAAAAGGGCGACTTTTTTACAAACCTCCCATAATTGCCGTTTTAACCGTCCTTCATGTGTAACCTCAATCCCTAATTTTTACTTAGCAGGCGACTGGACGGATACAAATTTACCAGCAACAATAGAGGGGGCAATCAGTTCTGGAAAGAAGGTTGCATCGTTTTTATTATAA
- a CDS encoding 1-deoxy-D-xylulose-5-phosphate synthase — MPFSTPLLDRVRTPADLRQLPPEDMVQLANELRGETIEAVSLTGGHLGAGLGVVELTVALHYIFDTPRDILIWDVGHQAYPHKILTGRRDRIRTIRQGDGLSGFTKRSESEYDPFGAAHSSTSISAGLGFAVARDYKKSNNHVIAVIGDGAMSAGMVYEAMNNAGIRKEKLIVILNDNNMSIAPPVGAMSAYFSRLISSKSYQSLKKLGSETFHHLPTRLANVVAKTEEYARGIISGGTLFEEMGFHYVGPIDGHNFDHLLPVLKNAKSWEAGPILIHVITQKGKGYSPAEASADKYHGVVKFDVATGKQHKPATPPVSYTQVFAEALVKEAEIDPRIMAITAAMPSGTGLNIFAKKFPERTFDVGIAEQHAVTFAAGLAAEGLKPFTAIYSTFLQRGYDQVVHDVAIQSLPVRFAIDRAGLVGADGQTHAGSFDVAYLGCLPGMVLMAAADEIELMHMVRTAAEINDRPSAFRYPRGDASGQFRPERGEVLPIGKGRIIREGNKVAILSYGARLAESLKAHDILTQMGVSTTVADARFAKPLDHELIARLAKEHQVLITIEEGSVGGFGSFVLHFLANKGLLDKGLKVRSMVLSDVFLDHDTQDKQYEKCGLQAKHIVQTAALCLGIPFKK, encoded by the coding sequence ATGCCTTTTTCTACCCCCTTGTTGGATAGAGTGCGTACACCAGCTGATCTGCGGCAATTGCCACCAGAAGATATGGTGCAATTGGCCAATGAATTGCGTGGCGAGACGATTGAAGCGGTATCGCTAACAGGTGGGCATCTGGGGGCAGGCTTGGGTGTTGTTGAACTAACGGTCGCCTTACATTACATTTTTGATACGCCGCGGGATATCCTTATTTGGGATGTCGGACACCAAGCTTATCCGCATAAAATATTAACAGGTCGCCGTGACCGTATTCGAACGATCCGTCAAGGGGATGGGTTAAGTGGGTTTACCAAACGTAGTGAAAGCGAATATGACCCATTTGGCGCGGCCCATAGTTCTACCTCCATATCAGCAGGTTTAGGGTTTGCTGTCGCACGGGATTATAAAAAATCAAATAATCATGTGATTGCGGTTATTGGCGATGGCGCCATGAGCGCGGGCATGGTTTATGAAGCCATGAATAATGCGGGAATTCGTAAAGAAAAATTAATTGTTATTTTGAATGATAATAATATGTCGATCGCCCCGCCGGTTGGTGCCATGAGTGCGTATTTTTCCAGGCTTATCTCATCCAAATCATACCAATCCTTAAAAAAACTGGGTTCTGAAACTTTTCATCACTTGCCAACGCGCTTGGCAAATGTTGTAGCCAAAACGGAAGAATATGCCCGCGGTATCATATCAGGCGGGACTTTATTTGAAGAAATGGGTTTCCATTATGTAGGTCCGATTGATGGCCATAATTTCGATCATTTATTGCCCGTATTGAAAAATGCTAAATCTTGGGAAGCAGGCCCTATTCTAATCCATGTAATTACCCAAAAAGGAAAGGGATACAGCCCGGCGGAAGCATCTGCTGATAAATATCATGGCGTTGTTAAATTTGATGTAGCAACCGGTAAACAACATAAACCTGCTACTCCGCCGGTTAGTTATACCCAAGTTTTTGCGGAAGCTTTGGTTAAAGAAGCGGAAATTGATCCGAGAATTATGGCTATTACAGCCGCCATGCCTAGTGGCACGGGCTTGAATATTTTTGCCAAGAAATTTCCTGAACGGACTTTTGACGTTGGGATTGCTGAACAGCATGCTGTCACTTTTGCTGCTGGTCTTGCTGCAGAGGGGTTAAAGCCTTTTACTGCTATTTATTCAACATTTTTACAACGAGGTTATGATCAAGTCGTGCATGACGTGGCCATCCAATCTTTACCGGTACGTTTTGCCATTGATCGGGCGGGGTTGGTAGGGGCAGATGGACAGACACATGCCGGTTCTTTTGATGTGGCCTATTTAGGCTGTTTACCCGGCATGGTATTAATGGCGGCTGCAGATGAAATTGAACTCATGCACATGGTGCGTACGGCAGCTGAAATTAACGACCGGCCTTCTGCCTTTCGTTATCCCCGTGGGGATGCCAGCGGGCAATTCAGGCCGGAACGAGGGGAGGTTTTACCTATTGGTAAAGGCAGGATTATTCGTGAAGGTAATAAAGTGGCCATCTTATCTTATGGGGCACGTTTGGCTGAAAGCCTTAAAGCCCATGATATTTTAACCCAAATGGGTGTTTCCACAACTGTGGCTGACGCAAGATTTGCCAAACCTTTAGATCATGAGCTTATTGCACGCCTGGCCAAAGAACACCAAGTACTGATCACGATTGAAGAGGGATCGGTTGGTGGGTTTGGAAGTTTTGTTTTACATTTCTTAGCTAATAAGGGATTGCTTGATAAAGGTTTAAAGGTTAGGTCAATGGTTTTATCCGATGTATTTCTGGATCATGATACCCAGGATAAACAATATGAAAAATGTGGATTGCAAGCTAAACATATCGTACAAACTGCTGCTTTATGTTTAGGCATCCCGTTTAAAAAATAA
- the shc gene encoding squalene--hopene cyclase, producing the protein MDPMVRQVSFDVQLDNLINENRLHLKKQQAGDGHWIFELEADATIPAEYIMLQHFLDEPNPKIEEKIARYLRHTQEDHGGWPLFHKGDMDLSASVKAYFALKLVGDDPNTSHMRRARNAILAKGGAASANVFTRIALAIFGLLPWRAVPTMPIEIMLLPKWFPFHLDKVSYWSRTVIVPLLVLMNLKPRAKNPKRVRIDELFVIPPDKQRKYLTNTGHFLWGRLFLGLDKLLKIVEPVFPKKTRKKALQLATDWFSERLNAEDGLGAIFPAMANSVMAMEAMGYPKNNPQFVAAKKSIDKLLIIDQEKDMAYCQPCVSPVWDTALTLHTLVEAGEANHAPTIMKGLDWLKHKQITDIKGDWAVKTPDLKPGGWAFQYNNAYYPDVDDTAVVGMILDRADRHHYLEQIDIASTWIKGMQSHNGGWGAFDIDNHHYYLNHIPFSDHGALLDPPTADVSARCISFLAQLGVKKDDILMVKAMKYLKKNQEKDGSWFGRWGTNYIYGTWSVLCALNAVDEDMGQPYIQKAIDWLFARQNPDGGWGEDGASYWVERKQECKASTPSQTAWALLGLMAAGQVGHEAVEKGIKYLINCPREKGRWQEDLFTSVGFPRVFYLKYHGYARYFPLWALSRYRNLKNSNNSRSIYGM; encoded by the coding sequence ATGGATCCGATGGTAAGACAAGTTAGTTTTGATGTTCAATTAGACAATTTAATTAATGAAAATCGTTTGCACCTAAAGAAGCAACAAGCGGGGGATGGCCATTGGATTTTTGAATTGGAAGCGGACGCTACCATTCCTGCTGAATACATCATGTTGCAACATTTTTTAGATGAACCCAATCCTAAAATTGAAGAAAAAATTGCCCGGTACCTTCGCCACACGCAAGAAGATCATGGAGGGTGGCCACTTTTCCACAAAGGAGACATGGATTTAAGTGCCAGCGTCAAGGCTTATTTTGCCTTAAAACTAGTTGGCGATGATCCCAATACATCTCATATGCGTAGAGCCAGGAATGCTATTTTAGCCAAAGGCGGCGCTGCATCAGCAAATGTTTTTACCAGAATTGCGTTAGCAATTTTTGGGCTACTGCCTTGGCGGGCCGTGCCAACTATGCCAATTGAAATTATGTTGCTGCCTAAATGGTTTCCGTTTCATTTGGATAAGGTTTCTTATTGGTCCCGAACTGTTATCGTACCCTTGTTGGTGTTAATGAATTTAAAACCCAGGGCAAAAAATCCTAAACGGGTTAGGATTGACGAATTATTTGTTATCCCACCGGATAAGCAGCGCAAATACTTAACAAATACGGGTCATTTTCTTTGGGGACGATTATTCTTGGGGCTTGATAAATTGTTAAAAATTGTGGAGCCCGTCTTCCCTAAAAAAACGCGTAAAAAAGCATTGCAACTGGCTACGGATTGGTTTTCAGAACGTTTAAATGCAGAAGATGGCTTGGGAGCAATCTTTCCAGCAATGGCAAATTCCGTGATGGCCATGGAAGCCATGGGCTATCCAAAAAATAATCCGCAATTTGTTGCGGCTAAAAAATCCATCGATAAACTTTTGATTATTGATCAAGAAAAAGATATGGCTTACTGTCAACCCTGTGTTTCACCTGTGTGGGATACAGCTTTAACCTTACATACGTTAGTTGAAGCGGGGGAAGCTAACCACGCTCCAACAATTATGAAAGGGTTGGATTGGTTAAAGCACAAACAAATTACTGATATTAAGGGCGATTGGGCAGTCAAAACGCCTGATCTGAAACCGGGGGGATGGGCGTTTCAATATAACAATGCTTATTATCCAGATGTCGATGATACTGCTGTGGTGGGAATGATCTTGGACCGTGCGGATCGTCATCATTATTTAGAACAAATTGATATAGCATCAACCTGGATTAAAGGAATGCAATCACATAATGGGGGATGGGGCGCTTTTGATATAGATAACCATCATTATTATTTAAATCATATTCCTTTTTCGGATCATGGTGCTTTATTAGATCCGCCCACGGCAGATGTTAGCGCTCGCTGCATTAGTTTTTTAGCGCAATTGGGCGTTAAAAAGGATGATATTCTAATGGTAAAAGCCATGAAATACCTTAAGAAAAATCAAGAAAAAGATGGATCGTGGTTTGGCAGGTGGGGCACCAACTATATTTATGGTACTTGGTCGGTTTTATGTGCCTTAAACGCTGTAGATGAAGATATGGGGCAACCATACATTCAAAAAGCAATTGATTGGTTATTCGCACGGCAAAACCCAGATGGGGGGTGGGGGGAGGATGGTGCAAGTTATTGGGTGGAGAGAAAACAAGAATGTAAAGCAAGTACCCCCTCGCAAACTGCCTGGGCTTTATTAGGTTTAATGGCGGCTGGTCAAGTTGGGCATGAGGCTGTTGAAAAAGGAATAAAATATTTGATCAATTGCCCACGTGAAAAAGGTCGTTGGCAAGAAGATTTATTTACTTCAGTTGGGTTTCCACGCGTTTTTTATTTGAAATATCATGGATATGCCCGTTATTTTCCTTTATGGGCCTTATCACGTTATCGAAACTTAAAGAATTCAAATAATAGCCGTTCCATCTATGGGATGTAA
- the hpnC gene encoding squalene synthase HpnC, with protein sequence MGNQLSDNKGIETPSGKNIKTENFPVASYLIAKALRKPIVAFYQFARAGDDIADNPQLSAEEKIKRLDFFEKLLYNPDYSGAGPAAANFGSVIRQFKIDPTHAVNLLTAFRQDAVKSRYQNWEELINYCNHSAAPVGRFLLDLHQENRVNYIFSDALCNALQLINHLQDCQDDYVTLDRVYLPLDMVSKFQFDLHDLSKKVSPPAFLKLLHSYLDKVEELLDIAKRLPGGLKNRRLALESAVIIELACAITQLLRRQDVLKSHVKLSKSASMVLAGKAVVSYGIKLILLQMKI encoded by the coding sequence ATGGGCAATCAGCTATCAGACAATAAAGGAATTGAAACTCCTTCAGGCAAAAATATTAAAACAGAAAATTTTCCTGTTGCTTCTTATTTAATCGCCAAAGCTTTAAGAAAGCCAATTGTAGCTTTTTATCAATTTGCAAGGGCAGGGGATGATATTGCGGATAACCCGCAATTAAGTGCTGAAGAAAAAATCAAACGTCTAGATTTCTTTGAAAAATTACTTTACAACCCTGATTATTCAGGTGCTGGCCCCGCTGCTGCAAATTTTGGTTCTGTCATCCGGCAATTTAAAATTGATCCAACCCATGCAGTTAATTTGTTGACCGCTTTTAGACAAGATGCCGTAAAATCACGATATCAAAATTGGGAAGAATTGATCAATTATTGTAACCATTCTGCAGCACCAGTTGGTCGGTTTCTTTTAGATCTCCATCAGGAAAATAGGGTTAATTACATCTTTTCCGATGCTCTTTGCAATGCCCTGCAGCTTATTAACCATCTCCAAGATTGCCAGGATGATTATGTAACATTAGATCGTGTTTATCTTCCCCTTGATATGGTAAGTAAATTTCAATTTGATCTTCATGATTTAAGTAAAAAAGTATCTCCCCCAGCTTTTCTCAAATTACTCCATTCATATTTGGATAAAGTGGAGGAATTGTTGGATATCGCTAAAAGACTGCCAGGTGGTTTGAAAAATCGACGTTTGGCACTTGAAAGCGCAGTTATTATTGAACTTGCGTGTGCTATAACTCAATTACTGCGCCGACAAGATGTCTTGAAATCGCATGTGAAATTATCAAAATCAGCTAGCATGGTTTTGGCAGGAAAAGCAGTTGTGAGCTATGGGATAAAATTAATTTTACTGCAAATGAAAATATAA
- a CDS encoding CHASE domain-containing protein — MRRFLWSSVIGLFKSPRRLLPLIAIIVPMSGILVGLFYIDRIDQERFVQSQRNAVLDRASVVRSRLESTLNSTLLLSQSLNTFISIHGDITEEEFQAFAKDMYAKSPVSLKILLIRNTHITDSYPRTGNSILIGQNIGDYQKLFQIFRLAMASGNSVMAGPLEMIDGEKTFVAWLPVFLSAEENEIQALSYWGQIAIVIKYSTMLTEIRFSDAANELKLAIRGVDGKGSSGGIFVGDSRVFLENPVIVDISLPGGSWQMAAIPKDGWSFQSPNRSTLIGIGLISSLIVGFLSFFVVSKNQSLKQYVEALSLTTDELRQRDQYLAQRNLLLQVQQEVSVDGIIVINPELKIVSHNKKFVDIWRIMLTGLEGKSVDEIKNLMLDLVQKKSQSIIEAMTTNSELTKTSGYDDEISLNDGRVLEIHAALLKNQDLNHYGWVWFFRDITARKNAEMALARARDEAIRERERAQMANRSKSEFLALMSHELRTPLNAIIGFSEIISKQMFGEIQQPRYVIYAQDIYNSGTHLLSLINDILDLAKIEAGKMEIYCEWLDISSINKSCMSLIEGMAAKKSLSLSSKVFDNIEKIYADPRAMKQMLVNLLSNACKFTPKGGAVRLEFAKTNDGSAVIASVTDTGIGMTKEDVVTAIEPFGQIENQLTKTQQGTGLGLPMVKMLIELHKGHLEIDSTPGKGTTVKLLFPNPISVSL; from the coding sequence TTGAGAAGATTTTTATGGAGCAGTGTGATTGGTTTGTTTAAGTCACCTCGCAGACTATTACCTTTAATAGCGATCATTGTCCCCATGAGTGGTATTTTGGTTGGGCTGTTTTACATTGACCGCATTGACCAGGAAAGGTTTGTCCAATCGCAACGGAATGCGGTGCTGGATAGGGCAAGCGTCGTTCGGTCGCGTTTGGAAAGCACTTTAAACAGCACTCTTTTGCTATCCCAAAGTTTAAACACATTTATTTCTATCCATGGAGATATAACAGAAGAAGAATTTCAAGCTTTTGCAAAAGATATGTATGCAAAAAGTCCGGTTTCTTTAAAAATTCTTTTGATCCGCAATACCCATATTACGGACAGTTATCCAAGAACTGGGAATTCTATTCTGATTGGTCAAAATATTGGCGATTACCAAAAGTTATTTCAAATTTTTCGTTTAGCGATGGCCTCAGGCAATTCCGTTATGGCAGGTCCCTTGGAAATGATTGACGGGGAAAAAACTTTTGTTGCATGGTTGCCGGTTTTTTTATCGGCTGAAGAAAACGAAATTCAAGCCCTTTCATATTGGGGCCAAATTGCCATCGTTATTAAATATTCAACCATGCTAACAGAGATTCGTTTTTCTGATGCGGCAAATGAGCTGAAACTGGCAATTCGTGGAGTTGACGGCAAGGGATCTTCCGGAGGGATTTTTGTTGGCGACAGCAGGGTTTTTTTGGAAAATCCCGTAATAGTTGATATTTCCTTGCCAGGCGGTTCTTGGCAAATGGCCGCAATTCCTAAGGATGGATGGTCATTTCAATCACCTAACCGTTCTACTCTTATTGGTATTGGGTTAATCTCATCCCTTATCGTGGGATTTTTAAGCTTTTTTGTCGTTTCAAAAAATCAATCTTTAAAACAATATGTTGAAGCGCTTTCTTTAACGACAGACGAGTTACGCCAAAGGGATCAATATTTGGCCCAGCGTAATTTATTATTACAGGTACAACAAGAAGTTTCCGTGGATGGGATTATAGTTATCAATCCGGAACTGAAAATTGTCTCCCATAATAAAAAATTTGTAGATATTTGGCGGATAATGCTGACGGGCTTGGAGGGCAAATCTGTCGATGAAATAAAAAATTTGATGTTGGACCTAGTTCAGAAAAAATCGCAATCAATTATTGAGGCAATGACGACGAACTCTGAATTAACCAAAACATCCGGTTACGATGATGAAATAAGCCTAAACGACGGACGGGTTTTAGAGATCCATGCCGCCCTTTTAAAAAATCAAGATTTGAATCACTATGGCTGGGTTTGGTTCTTCCGCGATATAACCGCTCGAAAAAATGCGGAAATGGCTTTGGCTAGGGCAAGGGATGAGGCCATTCGAGAAAGGGAAAGGGCCCAAATGGCCAATCGATCAAAATCTGAATTCCTAGCTCTTATGAGCCATGAGTTACGAACACCATTAAATGCGATTATCGGATTTTCAGAAATTATCTCCAAACAAATGTTTGGTGAAATACAGCAACCTCGTTACGTTATCTATGCTCAAGATATTTATAATAGTGGCACGCATTTACTATCATTGATCAATGATATCCTGGACTTAGCAAAAATTGAAGCTGGTAAAATGGAGATATATTGTGAATGGTTGGATATTTCCAGTATTAATAAGTCTTGTATGTCGTTAATTGAGGGTATGGCTGCCAAAAAATCCTTGTCTTTATCTAGCAAAGTTTTTGATAATATTGAAAAAATATATGCCGATCCCCGCGCGATGAAACAAATGCTGGTTAATTTGCTGTCAAATGCTTGTAAATTTACCCCTAAGGGTGGGGCAGTCCGATTAGAATTTGCCAAAACAAATGACGGTTCTGCTGTGATAGCCAGTGTAACCGATACTGGTATCGGTATGACTAAAGAAGATGTTGTTACCGCAATTGAACCTTTCGGACAGATTGAAAATCAATTAACTAAAACCCAGCAAGGAACAGGTTTAGGGTTGCCGATGGTCAAAATGCTGATTGAACTACATAAAGGCCATTTAGAAATTGATAGCACTCCTGGAAAAGGAACGACGGTAAAGTTACTTTTTCCTAACCCGATTTCTGTTTCTTTATAA